A section of the Elusimicrobiaceae bacterium genome encodes:
- a CDS encoding acetate--CoA ligase family protein, with translation MMKAVSAIFDKAFGEGRRSLSEAEVYAVFNALRLGTPKQAVLPMSDTGDSFIAGLPGEKAVIKISSAKTLHKTESGGVRICAKTDAVAVMAEMKAKFPDAEGIMISEYVEHAVFALGQELMLGARMDSGFGPILTLGVGGTDAEGLTKMLKPGTSPAIASAYALNTPDETQAFVKSAWIWKYAAGEVRGGKRLADDKAIAEWITAFAALMRRFDGNHGDWIIDEVEVNPLAVSGGRLVALDGVLRFKPAGEAEPARNVPTEKGVWSLLKPGTVAVAGVSESKMNMARIILNNVFGAGFPKEHLYILKDYNGEIDGVKCYRSCADFPEQIDMLVVAVPGAAVPKLLEEAGASGKINGLVLISGGMGEKEGTERVKDEVLEMIAKARQINPDFALSGGNSLGIVSNPSKVNTLFIPKEKMTPPLGSTPGHAKTAFISQSGAFVITVTSKYPEFRPEYCVTVGNQMDVTVPDYARAAAQDPEIKAILLYMEGLKPGDGLRLAETVAGAVKDGKKVAVYKAGRTPTGQKAVMGHTASIAGSFTVAKYLLEQAGAFVADTLEEFEDYAQMCAGYAAHGRGTGRLFILSNAGFESAAMADNIKPGSYLKPVYPSDGLKAKLAELLRAGKIDGIVDVNNPMDVTPMGPDFVLSGIAEAVLASGEYDAMIISPVPLTVVMKSIPSEGFGSKDGLPAKLGELARRYKTPVAFCAAAGDLYGPYRQAMAKEGLAVFTSADRCLRAFSAFFTQK, from the coding sequence ATGATGAAAGCGGTATCGGCAATTTTTGACAAAGCGTTCGGCGAAGGACGCCGCTCGCTTTCCGAAGCGGAAGTGTATGCGGTATTTAACGCGCTGCGGCTCGGCACGCCGAAACAGGCGGTGCTGCCGATGTCGGACACCGGCGACAGTTTCATAGCCGGACTGCCGGGTGAAAAAGCGGTCATAAAAATCTCCTCCGCCAAAACCCTGCATAAAACGGAATCGGGCGGCGTGAGAATCTGCGCTAAAACCGACGCTGTTGCCGTAATGGCGGAAATGAAAGCGAAGTTCCCTGACGCGGAAGGCATAATGATTTCCGAATATGTCGAGCACGCCGTTTTCGCGCTGGGGCAGGAACTGATGCTCGGCGCGCGGATGGACTCCGGTTTCGGCCCGATTCTCACGCTCGGAGTCGGCGGAACCGACGCGGAAGGCCTGACAAAAATGCTGAAACCCGGCACTTCGCCGGCGATCGCGTCGGCCTACGCGCTGAACACGCCCGATGAAACACAGGCCTTTGTCAAATCGGCCTGGATCTGGAAATACGCCGCCGGCGAAGTGCGCGGCGGCAAACGCCTCGCCGATGACAAGGCCATAGCGGAGTGGATCACCGCGTTCGCCGCGCTCATGCGCCGGTTCGACGGCAATCACGGCGACTGGATCATTGACGAGGTGGAAGTCAATCCGCTTGCGGTTTCCGGCGGGCGGCTCGTCGCGCTCGACGGCGTTTTGCGGTTCAAGCCGGCCGGCGAAGCGGAACCCGCGCGCAACGTGCCGACCGAAAAAGGAGTCTGGTCCCTGCTTAAACCCGGGACCGTGGCGGTTGCGGGCGTAAGCGAAAGCAAGATGAATATGGCCCGCATAATTCTGAATAACGTATTCGGCGCGGGCTTTCCGAAAGAACACCTGTATATTCTCAAAGACTATAACGGCGAGATTGACGGTGTCAAATGCTATCGCTCCTGCGCGGATTTTCCCGAACAGATTGACATGCTTGTGGTCGCCGTGCCGGGCGCGGCGGTGCCGAAACTGCTGGAGGAGGCGGGCGCATCGGGCAAGATCAACGGGCTGGTGCTTATCAGCGGCGGCATGGGCGAGAAAGAAGGCACGGAACGCGTCAAGGACGAAGTGCTTGAAATGATCGCCAAAGCGCGGCAGATAAATCCCGATTTCGCGCTCAGCGGGGGCAATTCGCTGGGGATCGTGTCGAACCCGTCGAAAGTGAACACGCTGTTCATCCCGAAAGAAAAAATGACGCCGCCGCTGGGTTCCACGCCCGGCCACGCAAAAACCGCGTTCATAAGCCAGAGCGGCGCTTTTGTCATTACGGTAACCAGCAAATACCCGGAGTTCCGGCCCGAGTACTGCGTTACCGTAGGCAACCAGATGGACGTCACCGTGCCAGATTACGCGCGCGCCGCCGCGCAGGATCCGGAGATAAAAGCGATCCTTCTTTATATGGAAGGGCTCAAACCCGGCGACGGGCTGCGGCTTGCTGAAACCGTGGCCGGAGCTGTTAAAGACGGCAAGAAAGTGGCGGTCTACAAAGCGGGCAGAACCCCCACCGGCCAGAAAGCCGTCATGGGCCACACCGCCTCGATCGCGGGCAGTTTCACGGTGGCAAAATACCTGCTGGAGCAGGCGGGCGCGTTTGTAGCCGACACACTTGAGGAATTTGAAGACTACGCGCAGATGTGCGCCGGTTACGCCGCGCACGGGCGCGGCACGGGCCGGCTGTTTATTTTAAGCAACGCCGGGTTTGAATCCGCCGCGATGGCTGACAACATAAAACCGGGCAGTTATCTCAAACCGGTCTATCCGTCGGACGGGTTGAAAGCCAAACTTGCGGAGCTGCTGCGGGCGGGAAAGATTGACGGCATTGTTGATGTGAATAATCCGATGGACGTTACGCCCATGGGCCCTGATTTCGTGCTTTCCGGCATCGCCGAAGCGGTGCTCGCTTCCGGCGAGTACGACGCCATGATTATCTCGCCGGTACCGCTGACGGTTGTGATGAAAAGCATCCCGTCCGAAGGATTCGGCTCGAAAGACGGATTGCCGGCCAAACTGGGCGAACTGGCGCGCAGGTACAAAACGCCCGTGGCATTCTGCGCCGCGGCGGGCGATCTGTACGGACCGTACCGGCAGGCGATGGCAAAGGAAGGGCTGGCGGTATTCACTTCGGCGGACCGGTGCCTGCGCGCTTTCAGCGCCTTCTTCACGCAAAAATGA
- a CDS encoding thiamine pyrophosphate-dependent enzyme: MKKMLLLGDEAVGQAAADAGLGGAFGYPGTPSTEIFEYLEKHASEYGYSAIWSGNEKVAFEEALGMSYVGKRAIVTMKHVGLNVAADPFVCSGVIGAHGGLIAAVADDPGMHSSQDEQDSRYYASFAKVPCYEPATQQQAYDMTREAFKLSEDFETPVLMRLVTRIAHSRAVVACQPPDENNGLGIADDPDKWVILPAHARRLYPAALNRYRRLGEYAENCRWNKIQPAANPADKTKGIIVCGTGHNYIMEAFEILGIAVDVLRLGFHPIPPKLLAKFLEGKSEVMLFEDGYPFVEERINGLAGAGPAVRGRLDGFIGETGELDPDRAIDCVARFLNAAKPQTKQVSVTIPARPPKLCPGCPHIDTFTALNDALETRQPARVFSDIGCYTLGALPPLNAINSCVEMGASVGMAKGAAQGGLKYPVAVLGDGTFEHSGLTSLLGAARENTPMTLIILDNGTTAMTGAQDSLANGAKLHSVVAGLGVDPAHLKKISPLPAKRGENAALIGAELDYAGLSVIIAERECIQIIGKRRTA, from the coding sequence ATGAAAAAAATGCTTTTGCTGGGCGATGAAGCGGTCGGTCAGGCGGCCGCCGACGCTGGTTTGGGAGGCGCGTTCGGATACCCGGGCACGCCGTCAACGGAAATTTTCGAATATCTTGAAAAACACGCGTCGGAATACGGCTACAGCGCCATATGGTCCGGCAACGAAAAAGTGGCGTTCGAGGAAGCGCTCGGCATGTCCTATGTAGGCAAACGCGCGATCGTGACGATGAAACATGTGGGGCTTAACGTCGCGGCGGATCCATTCGTCTGTTCCGGCGTGATCGGGGCGCACGGCGGGCTGATAGCCGCCGTGGCCGATGATCCCGGCATGCATTCCTCTCAGGATGAGCAGGACAGCCGCTACTACGCCTCTTTCGCAAAGGTGCCCTGTTACGAACCCGCGACACAGCAGCAGGCATACGATATGACCCGCGAAGCGTTCAAGCTCAGCGAAGATTTCGAGACGCCCGTTTTAATGCGGCTCGTCACCCGCATCGCGCACAGCCGCGCGGTGGTGGCCTGCCAGCCCCCCGATGAAAATAACGGGCTCGGCATAGCCGACGATCCCGACAAATGGGTTATTCTGCCTGCGCACGCGCGCCGGCTCTACCCCGCCGCGCTCAACCGCTACAGACGGCTGGGCGAATACGCGGAAAACTGCCGCTGGAACAAAATCCAGCCCGCGGCGAACCCGGCCGACAAAACCAAAGGCATAATCGTCTGCGGCACCGGACACAATTATATTATGGAAGCCTTTGAGATCCTCGGCATCGCCGTAGACGTGCTGCGGCTGGGATTTCATCCGATCCCGCCGAAACTGCTCGCGAAATTCCTTGAAGGCAAGAGCGAAGTCATGCTGTTCGAGGACGGCTATCCGTTCGTTGAGGAACGCATCAACGGCCTTGCGGGCGCAGGGCCCGCCGTGCGCGGACGACTGGACGGCTTTATCGGCGAAACAGGCGAGCTCGACCCCGACCGCGCCATAGACTGCGTCGCCCGGTTCTTAAACGCGGCGAAGCCGCAGACAAAACAGGTTTCCGTGACTATCCCGGCTCGTCCGCCGAAACTGTGCCCCGGCTGTCCTCATATTGATACGTTCACGGCACTCAATGACGCGCTTGAAACGCGCCAGCCGGCGCGGGTTTTTTCCGATATCGGCTGCTACACTCTCGGCGCGCTGCCCCCTCTTAACGCCATAAACTCCTGCGTGGAGATGGGCGCTAGCGTCGGCATGGCCAAGGGCGCGGCGCAGGGCGGGCTGAAGTACCCGGTGGCCGTGCTCGGTGACGGCACCTTTGAACATTCGGGGCTTACCTCGCTGCTTGGCGCGGCACGCGAAAACACGCCGATGACACTGATCATTCTCGACAACGGCACCACCGCCATGACCGGCGCGCAGGACAGCCTTGCCAACGGCGCGAAACTTCATTCCGTAGTGGCCGGGCTGGGCGTTGATCCGGCGCATTTGAAAAAGATCAGTCCGCTTCCCGCAAAACGCGGGGAGAACGCCGCGCTGATCGGCGCAGAGCTGGATTATGCCGGCCTGTCCGTTATCATCGCCGAGCGGGAATGCATCCAGATCATCGGGAAACGGAGAACAGCATGA
- a CDS encoding hexose kinase yields MKRILVVNLNFAIDKTAVIDSLERGRVYRMKNVKTMPGGKGVNVARALQTLGAPAALMGFVAGHNGRWITEVLTKDGFNSICVPFSPGESRVCYSIADTNGVSTDFNEEGSPVPRQARDLFVRRYTAALGNCDLAAFCGRLMPGLPVSFFNQLIAIARTKNIACAADTSGAPLRAIVKAGPDLIRINREEFEFMARRPFTAENLGVLYAQASKNGTRHIMVTDGPGPTLAVSDGQLWKFCPPPVTVVTPVGAGDSCMAGLLYSFAAGKTRRKCAEFALGAAASDCLSLGAGIIDAKQCQSLARKVKSVKLGIIEIRNGQVRSANEKNAFAGR; encoded by the coding sequence ATGAAAAGGATTCTTGTGGTCAATCTCAATTTCGCGATAGACAAAACCGCCGTGATAGATTCTTTGGAGCGGGGCCGGGTCTACCGTATGAAAAACGTGAAAACCATGCCCGGCGGAAAAGGCGTCAATGTGGCACGCGCCCTGCAGACGCTTGGCGCGCCGGCGGCGCTCATGGGCTTTGTGGCCGGACATAACGGCAGGTGGATAACGGAAGTGCTGACAAAAGATGGATTCAATTCCATCTGCGTGCCTTTTTCGCCGGGCGAAAGCCGGGTCTGCTATTCAATAGCGGACACAAACGGCGTTTCCACGGATTTCAACGAAGAAGGCTCGCCCGTGCCGCGGCAGGCACGCGATCTTTTTGTGCGCCGCTACACCGCCGCGCTCGGCAATTGTGATCTCGCGGCCTTCTGCGGCCGGCTGATGCCCGGCCTGCCGGTATCGTTTTTCAATCAGCTTATCGCCATAGCCAGAACAAAAAACATAGCGTGCGCGGCAGACACCAGCGGCGCGCCGCTGCGCGCCATTGTGAAGGCCGGGCCCGACCTCATCAGGATTAACCGCGAAGAATTCGAATTCATGGCGCGGCGCCCGTTCACTGCTGAAAATCTGGGCGTGCTATACGCGCAAGCCAGCAAAAATGGCACCCGCCATATCATGGTGACCGACGGCCCGGGCCCGACACTGGCTGTTTCAGACGGCCAGTTATGGAAATTCTGCCCGCCGCCCGTCACCGTTGTAACGCCGGTCGGCGCCGGCGATTCGTGCATGGCGGGCCTGCTGTACTCGTTCGCCGCCGGGAAAACCCGGCGCAAATGCGCGGAATTCGCGCTCGGCGCGGCCGCAAGCGACTGCCTGAGCCTGGGCGCGGGCATTATTGACGCAAAACAATGCCAAAGCCTTGCGCGCAAGGTAAAATCAGTTAAGCTGGGTATTATCGAAATCAGGAATGGACAGGTACGGAGCGCAAATGAAAAAAATGCTTTTGCTGGGCGATGA
- a CDS encoding PC4/YdbC family ssDNA-binding protein produces the protein MLSGGFKVLEEIGVLPATEGSEIRFSIDEYRGHKYASIRKYLKRDSYNGPTRSGITMSREIVVGVLSALDALPKEPQALEEKELGKFAKRPGLSVVARITIYRDSTGIDLREWQDDISYKGWTKRGIRLPYENIEQITSFLRKMQEKIS, from the coding sequence ATGCTGTCAGGCGGATTTAAAGTACTTGAGGAGATTGGCGTTCTTCCTGCCACGGAAGGTTCCGAAATAAGATTTTCAATTGATGAATACCGGGGCCATAAGTATGCGTCCATCCGGAAATACCTGAAACGGGATTCCTATAACGGGCCCACCCGTTCCGGCATAACGATGAGCAGGGAAATAGTCGTCGGCGTGCTCAGCGCGCTCGACGCCTTGCCTAAGGAACCCCAGGCTCTGGAGGAAAAAGAACTCGGCAAATTCGCGAAACGTCCGGGCCTGTCCGTGGTGGCGCGCATTACCATTTACCGTGATTCCACCGGCATAGACCTGCGCGAATGGCAGGATGACATTTCCTATAAAGGCTGGACAAAACGCGGCATTCGCCTGCCGTATGAAAACATCGAGCAGATAACCTCGTTTCTGCGGAAAATGCAGGAAAAAATATCTTGA
- a CDS encoding indolepyruvate oxidoreductase subunit beta — translation MKKDIILAGVGGQGTIAVAVMIADAAIEQGLNFRQSEVHGMSQRGGAVETQVRLSDKAIHCDLIATGRADLLISLEPLEALRKMNYLSETGTVVTALAPVKNIPDYPAMDTVLDQLRRAGRTVYTIDAEAVAKDAGSTRAQNVAVLGAAADFIGLKPAAIRKGIEKVFAAKGAAVVEMNLRAFDMGREHAAKLEA, via the coding sequence ATGAAAAAAGACATTATTCTGGCCGGAGTGGGCGGGCAGGGCACCATAGCGGTGGCGGTCATGATAGCGGACGCGGCTATAGAACAGGGCCTCAATTTCCGCCAGTCCGAAGTGCACGGCATGAGCCAGCGCGGCGGCGCGGTGGAAACGCAGGTCCGCCTGTCGGACAAAGCTATCCATTGCGACCTTATCGCCACAGGCCGGGCCGACCTGCTGATAAGCCTGGAGCCGCTTGAGGCTTTGCGGAAAATGAACTACCTGTCGGAAACAGGAACCGTGGTGACCGCGCTTGCTCCGGTAAAAAACATCCCGGACTATCCCGCCATGGACACTGTTTTGGACCAGCTGCGCCGCGCAGGCAGAACCGTTTACACCATAGACGCGGAAGCCGTGGCCAAAGACGCCGGCAGCACGCGCGCCCAGAACGTGGCGGTATTGGGCGCGGCGGCGGACTTCATCGGGCTCAAGCCCGCCGCAATCCGCAAAGGCATAGAAAAAGTGTTCGCCGCCAAAGGCGCGGCGGTCGTGGAAATGAATCTGCGCGCGTTTGACATGGGCCGGGAACACGCGGCCAAACTGGAGGCATGA
- a CDS encoding ATPase, T2SS/T4P/T4SS family: MTETAQKTILIIDDDQDILELVRLFLGKENYRVITMSGPEGALEKVRAVVPDLILLDIMMPGTNGYNVCADIQKNSGLADIPVVFISALSGEEDRARAFTVGGVGYLPKPITKKKLLEAVSYHIKKAEEWQKIAKSSVDQKRQDATKRLATDFVSFKDFLIDRFGVTDSQAGQILPLRWDEVYSISLITHNDERAISRAMADYTGYEYIPIINPDDIKLGMLPISFCRSNSVLIISEGVKDDDDEELVSAAISNPFNTELTELLRSNISSLSRILVTEPENIRSLLNLDSGEVSSNLTIESAKAASHIVTGGNPEDIEKKPVLYISDRILESAVKERASDIHIEPKETSVTVRFRVDGDLHDFFKLKPMTGAMVVSRFKALSGMDISDRRRPQDGSFKIIVEHREYILRLATTSTLFGESLVVRVVEPGAKAVSLIERGMNLRQEQDLMELARRNSGLIMMVGPTGSGKTTTIFSLLANMDTQSRSLISVEDPIEYRIPNAKQHQVNEKAGVTFEALLKSSVRQDPDILFIGEIRDKASAKIAIDFASTAHLAISTIHTPNATSAIFRLERLGIERDVLSVTIIGIVAQRLLKRLCPHCRKLKPMSSEQISFLKLFSDKEITESAHPVGCYRCNNTGYLGRMGVFEIIKFDPDITEMIRNGVTISELRRIIGQQRKYQLIGESAIEKLQNFECSFQQVYDKILVEEIIYQPAVSPVEGLASLEPEQLDYEGYSPPEEGLAAPDPGVVIQKVLSNKGGVPARRQDAPAAPQSDEKPAPEKAGAPQSDPLPVQRQQEADGNAAGAQAVPAADTPFAPPSAVPPAAQAPVAATPVVLPGPLASPIKVPEFAAPVTIVGQDQMTFAPARKYVEPGGGGNSEARKPSVLFVDDDPDMRLLIGRILQNNGYAVTASTDGADALFHIAKENFDLIIADIEMPTLNGLAFASIIQDKGIRVPLIFLTSHNRQESESKAFSLGAEDFIQKPVQKEVFLMRIARALRRRVEA, from the coding sequence GCGCTTTCCGGCGAGGAGGACCGCGCCCGCGCTTTTACCGTGGGCGGGGTCGGCTATCTGCCAAAGCCGATTACAAAAAAGAAACTGCTGGAAGCCGTCAGCTACCATATCAAGAAGGCTGAAGAATGGCAGAAAATAGCGAAAAGCTCGGTTGACCAGAAACGGCAGGACGCTACCAAGCGGCTGGCCACCGACTTTGTTTCTTTCAAAGATTTTCTGATAGACCGGTTCGGCGTGACTGACTCGCAGGCCGGGCAGATCCTGCCTCTGCGGTGGGACGAGGTCTATTCGATTTCCCTTATCACGCATAACGACGAGCGCGCCATTTCGCGCGCCATGGCGGATTACACCGGCTACGAATATATCCCGATCATCAACCCTGACGATATCAAGCTGGGCATGCTGCCCATTTCGTTCTGCCGCAGCAACTCGGTGCTGATCATAAGCGAAGGCGTGAAAGATGACGACGACGAGGAACTGGTGTCCGCCGCCATCAGCAATCCGTTCAACACCGAGCTGACGGAACTGCTGCGCTCCAATATCTCCAGCCTGAGCCGGATTTTGGTGACGGAGCCGGAAAACATCCGCTCGCTGTTAAACCTTGATTCGGGCGAAGTGTCTTCGAACCTCACTATTGAAAGCGCGAAGGCCGCTTCACATATCGTGACCGGGGGGAACCCGGAAGATATTGAAAAAAAGCCCGTGCTCTATATTTCGGACCGGATTCTGGAGTCCGCAGTCAAGGAGCGCGCCAGCGATATTCATATAGAGCCGAAGGAAACCTCCGTCACGGTGCGTTTCCGCGTGGATGGCGATCTGCATGATTTTTTTAAATTGAAACCCATGACGGGCGCGATGGTGGTGTCGCGGTTCAAGGCTTTGTCCGGCATGGATATCAGCGACCGCCGGCGTCCGCAGGACGGGTCGTTCAAAATCATTGTAGAGCACCGGGAATATATACTGCGTCTGGCCACCACGTCAACGCTGTTCGGCGAAAGCCTGGTCGTGCGCGTTGTCGAGCCGGGCGCGAAAGCGGTCAGTCTTATCGAGCGCGGAATGAATCTGCGGCAGGAGCAGGATCTGATGGAACTGGCCCGCCGCAACAGCGGACTGATCATGATGGTCGGTCCCACCGGATCAGGTAAAACCACCACTATTTTCAGTTTGCTGGCCAATATGGACACGCAGTCCCGCAGCCTTATTTCCGTAGAAGACCCGATCGAATACCGCATTCCCAACGCCAAACAGCATCAGGTCAATGAAAAGGCCGGCGTTACGTTTGAGGCTTTGCTGAAATCTTCCGTCCGGCAGGATCCCGACATTCTGTTTATCGGCGAAATCCGCGACAAGGCGTCGGCTAAAATCGCCATTGATTTCGCCAGCACGGCGCATCTGGCAATTTCCACCATTCATACGCCCAACGCCACGAGCGCGATTTTCCGGCTGGAACGGCTGGGTATTGAACGGGACGTGCTGTCCGTCACCATTATAGGCATTGTGGCGCAGCGGCTGCTCAAGCGGCTGTGCCCGCATTGCCGCAAGCTCAAACCGATGAGTTCGGAGCAGATATCGTTTTTGAAACTTTTCAGCGACAAGGAAATCACCGAGTCGGCTCATCCGGTGGGCTGTTACCGCTGCAATAATACGGGGTATCTGGGCCGGATGGGCGTGTTCGAGATAATCAAATTCGACCCCGATATCACGGAGATGATCCGCAATGGCGTTACAATAAGCGAACTGCGCCGGATAATCGGCCAGCAGCGCAAGTACCAGCTGATAGGCGAAAGCGCTATCGAAAAACTGCAGAATTTCGAATGTTCGTTCCAGCAGGTTTACGACAAGATTCTGGTTGAAGAAATTATTTACCAGCCGGCGGTTTCGCCCGTCGAGGGACTGGCTTCGCTGGAACCGGAACAGCTTGACTACGAGGGCTATTCACCGCCGGAAGAGGGGCTGGCCGCGCCCGATCCGGGGGTGGTGATTCAGAAGGTGCTTTCGAACAAGGGCGGCGTTCCCGCCCGCAGGCAGGATGCTCCGGCCGCGCCGCAGTCGGATGAAAAACCGGCGCCCGAAAAGGCCGGAGCTCCCCAGTCCGACCCGCTGCCTGTGCAGCGGCAGCAGGAGGCTGACGGCAATGCCGCAGGCGCGCAGGCTGTTCCGGCTGCGGACACGCCCTTTGCGCCGCCTTCCGCGGTACCGCCTGCCGCACAGGCGCCCGTGGCGGCTACTCCGGTTGTCTTGCCGGGGCCGCTCGCCAGTCCGATAAAAGTGCCGGAGTTCGCCGCGCCTGTCACGATAGTGGGGCAGGACCAGATGACTTTCGCGCCGGCCCGCAAGTATGTCGAGCCGGGCGGCGGAGGAAATTCCGAGGCGCGCAAACCGTCGGTGCTGTTTGTGGACGACGACCCGGACATGCGGCTTTTAATCGGCCGTATTTTGCAGAATAACGGCTACGCCGTCACCGCTTCCACCGACGGGGCGGACGCGCTTTTCCATATCGCCAAGGAAAATTTCGACCTTATCATAGCCGATATCGAAATGCCTACGCTTAACGGGCTGGCTTTTGCGTCCATCATACAGGATAAAGGCATCAGGGTGCCGCTGATTTTTCTGACTTCGCATAACCGGCAGGAATCGGAAAGCAAGGCGTTTTCGCTGGGCGCGGAGGATTTTATCCAGAAGCCGGTTCAGAAGGAAGTGTTTCTGATGCGGATCGCCCGCGCGCTGCGCCGCCGGGTCGAAGCATGA